ATTCTATTCCCTGTTTTACGCTGACTCATAGGACCATGCTGGTGTAACTTAGCTTGTTTCTTTCAGTACAATGTACTTGTAATTGACTTCTGCTATGGATAGTGAGGTTTGAGATCATAACGTTCTGAACTTCATTACAACTTGCATGGTGTTAATTAACTTCTCTTGTTCTTTGCCTAGACTATTGCATATAGCATTCTATGGGACCTGAAGTTCTTGATGAGGTATGCCTACATAGTTCTTTCAAAATAGAATGAAAGCTTTTGTCTGTCATAGCCACTCCTTTACAGAGGGAAATTATCTTTGTACAGAGCATTTACTAGAAGGATTTTACCAATTATACACTTGTATTAAATATTAGagcacctaaaaaaaaaaaatacaaaaggtaCAGTGAGTTAAACCACAGATAGCAGGTTCAGTACTGTAGAAGGAAAAGACTAATCCTAACCAACTAAGACCTAAGTGCTTCTGCTACCTACCTCTTTGAGAGCTCAGGTGCAGCTGTCTGGATTGGATCAGTGAGTTGCTATTTCCTAAATGGTTAAAATAGCAACTGTGCTTATGTGTGACTGAAACCATTTTCTGAGGAAACTGAAACATTCAGATATTGGAATGGTTTCTGGGATTTAAATCCATATCACCTTTCTGAAGTAGAGGATGGGGTTATTGAAAACAAACTTCCTTGTCAAATCCCAAGTGATGGCTGTTACCTTTTTACCCCTCACCTctgaggggagggcaggggggcagAACAAGATCCGTACTCTGGGCTTACTACAACCCTGTAAATGTGTAACTTCTAGCAGTACTGCTGGTCTGTTTTCTCAAAGCAACCTCTGGACTACTTTGGCACATATGGCTAAATCAGAGGTACAGAATAACTTCAGTACAGCAAAATTCATGATGTAACAGATGCTAAGCAACTGTCTGAGCTGCGGGTGCCAGACTTCTCTGGCGGGCTGCATGTGTCTACACAGACTTGTGTAAACCAGCATTGTGTACAATGCTGCCGTTTCGGCTGTGAATTCTAATGCAGACAGTGCAGGGTACAGAGGAGGTCACTTCTCACTAAAATGCAGACTCTTACTGAGCTGAAACTGTTGAGTAGGACTAACTGTAGTTCAGTGcaaatgataatttaaaaaaaaatcttctatttCTGTCTTTCCCATAGGAACCTTGCCCTTGGGGgaggcttgctgctgcttttggctGAGTCACGCTCAGAGGGGAAGAGCATGTTCGCTGGTGTCCCCACCATGCGGGAAAGCTCTCCTAAACAATACATGCAGCTCGGGGGCCGTGTGCTGCTGGTCCTCATGTTCATGACACTGCTGCATTTTGATATGAACTTCTTCTCTGTAAGTATCTTGAGTAGAAAAGCATGGGTTAAGGAACTGAGATACAGTATCAGCTCCTAGGTTGGCTGTAGGGCTTACTCATTGCTGCTCATTCGTCACTTTTTCTaattgaattaatattttaaaaagttgttagATCATCTGACAACTGGTTCTGATGAACTGAACCGTTTACTGGTGCCCTGTTCTGTTGTCTGTGTATCCATTTAAGAACCACGTGTAAGcttgtttggtttgttggtgggttgttctgttttttggtgttttgttggttggttttcacttttttcttcctccctgcagATTCTGCAGAACATCGTGGGCACAGCCCTGATTATCTTGGTGGCAATTGGCTTCAAGACTAAGCTGGCTGCCTTGACTCTAGTCATCTGGCTGTTTGGCATAAACATCTACTTCAATGCCTTCTGGACCATTCCAGCCTACAAGCCCATGCATGACTTCCTCAAATACGATTTCTTCCAGACCATGTCTGTAATTGGAGGGCTCCTCCTCGTGGTTGCACTGGGTCCTGGCGGAGTCTCCATggatgagaaaaagaaagagtggTAACAGGAGTAGCAACACTTTTGGGACATAGCATATTAAGTCCAGAACTGATTCTCAAAATACGGATTCAAAGTATGGATTCAACAAAAACTGCCAGCATTTTACACATACATGTCCCCTTCCTATTAAAGGCACAGATGTTTTGAATTTGATTTACAGTGGCACCAGTAATACAATAGATAAAACCTTATTTCTTCAAGGAATGTTGCCTAGGCTTATTGTTCTAACTTTATAGATTTGGAACTAACCCAATGAACCTGCATTTTGCTGAGGCTTCAGTGAGTTGCAATAGAACGGTTGCTGTCTTCAATGTcagcagtgttttaaaatttgaagtaCTGTGAGCAGATACAGCTGTATCATTTGGTGTGCTGTTGGGTTTTAGCTATAACTGAAAAAGTGGATCCCCTTTCTCACCCTCATCAGAACTCTATCTTGTGTATAAGGAGTTCCACTGCTGGTTATAGCATTGCTTATCAAGGTGGAAAGCAGCATCAAAAGAACTCACTGTTATTTTGCTGCTCAGGGGGCCTGTaactcttcttttatttaaaaaaaaaaagggggggggggaggtctTTCCTGCACCCAAATagatggcaaaaagaaaacactgaaagtaGCTATATCCTCTCCTAGGTAAGAAAAGGGAGAGGGTTTTCTAACTTGTAACGGTTCTGTTCTTGAGCGGAATGAGGTGAAATTCTGTATTGCTTATGCTATTTCAAGAAGGAAGGGGCAAGGTATTCCCAAAGAGAGCAAATGCTAGATTCTGATAAAATTCTGTGCCAAAAGAACTTCTTAATTCAGCATTCTTTCCCCAGAGTTGCCCCTTCCTGAATTTCCAAGAAAAGGAGCTAAGCTATGCTGCAGGTTCCATAATAAAAGCTCCTTTCTGCTATTAAACCAGCTTCCATCCATACATGCTCCAAACTCATATCTGAATTGCAGGTTACTGGTGAAAGTGTCTCTAGAATCATGGAAATTCCCCTTTTCCCTGTACTCAGTACATGCAGAATGAGAGCAGTCAATCTTCTAAACTATAGTCTTTGCTTCCTAGATTCACTTCTGTCAGTCTCAGCTGCAAAAGCCCAAGTTGACTGAACAGTGGAAGAGCTGGGATGTTGAAGTGAGTAAAACCTCTCTCTCTGACATCTTGGCCCACACTTGAGATGTGCAGGGAAGGAGTGTGGAAGGCAGCTGTGTGCTGCGTACAGTCCCAGTTCTCAATGCTGTATTACAAAACAGTTATAGCTGAAGAATGCAAGCGCTAAGCCTGTGCAGTGAACAAGCAGCCAGGGATGTAACTTGCATATTCAGAGGAAGGAACTCCTCAGCTTAATAGCGAGGAGAGAGGAAGGTCGTGTTTTCACCTCTCAGTGCCACAGCCTCTGTGCCATGAACACGTTTAGTTAGTGCTGCTCAGAGGAGGCATTTTGTCCTCTGCTGGTGAAGTAGGTGAACCTGTTTCACGAGATCATGAGAGCATTCTAGACTTCTAGCAAGCATGAGCCCTACCAACTTGCTAACATTACATGGATTTCTTGCACTGTTGTCTCCCTTGAGAAGACTGCTCAGCTATTTGTTCAGAAAGTAATTCAGCTGAACTTCTCCAGCAGGAACTATTTACCAGGTTTTCTTGGCAAGGACGCTAGCCTGGACAGTTCTGTTAAATGGTTGCTTTTTAGGTGAGAAAACTAGGCCAAGAACTGATAGCAAATAGAAGAGCACTGCTTCATGTTAAACTAGTGATTTCATCTTCAAGGGAAAAGTAGCCCATGTAAtagatgtgctgctgctgaagaaaactGATCAGTATGCGGGGTAGATGAGAGGAAGCCAGCATTTACGTTCTGGTCACTCTGAAGGCTTTCTTCTAAACAGATTTTGCAGGAGAGGTTTTTGCCTCAAGTGTTAATTGTGCCTGTCTCTTCATAGCAAACCAAACTGTTCCTTTCAATTCCTGATGTTCAGCACAGGATGTTCTTGCTCAACTTCACTGCAGGTCCTGTAACTGTCTTAGACATCAAGGCAGCCATTCTCAGATATCTTAACTGCTGTTGATGTTCATAGTATTTATAAATTGAATGGTAGAAACAATTTCTGTACGTAGCCCTTAGTTAGCTTCCTCAGCTTGTTCTTTGTGTCCCGTCTAACTAAGGAGCTGGATGACAGACTATCTGAACTATTAACCAGTTTCCTctgttctgtgaaaataaagagTTAACTTTCCAACAGAAGACCCCAGAGAAGGAAATTGATACTGCCCCTTGcagcagaaatatattttagtacTAAAGGGGCACAGTTAGGTGGAGGGCATTATAAGGTATTTCTAAGCAGCGCAATACCTGGACTTTGAGTCCTGATGCAGAAGATTCTGGTTTCTTGCATACACTGCTGTATTTGTGCATCTCCCAGAAATACAGTGACCTCCCCCAGTAGCTGAGAAACAGGATGTCAGCTATCAATTGGCTCTGTAAAGTGTTCTGGAATTaattctgaatatatttt
This region of Anas acuta chromosome 20, bAnaAcu1.1, whole genome shotgun sequence genomic DNA includes:
- the SURF4 gene encoding surfeit locus protein 4, yielding MGQNDIMSTAEDFADQFLRVTKQYLPHVARLCLISTFLEDGIRMWFQWSEQRDYIDGTWNCGYFLASIFVFINLFGQLSGCILVLSRNFVQYACFGLFGIIALQTIAYSILWDLKFLMRNLALGGGLLLLLAESRSEGKSMFAGVPTMRESSPKQYMQLGGRVLLVLMFMTLLHFDMNFFSILQNIVGTALIILVAIGFKTKLAALTLVIWLFGINIYFNAFWTIPAYKPMHDFLKYDFFQTMSVIGGLLLVVALGPGGVSMDEKKKEW